The following are encoded together in the Pontibacter liquoris genome:
- a CDS encoding Hsp20/alpha crystallin family protein — protein sequence MKLIKDKELLRNLAQQIDLLNTVGGGISETSVAIKKYKKGAVIQVWAAGVNPESFRVILNNNQLIVLSALQNPENPSLAVPLFNKTFMLPPQVDLGRIEAVYQEGQLQVRLPYHEAAGQPREIEIKQL from the coding sequence ATGAAACTGATAAAAGATAAAGAACTGCTACGAAACCTTGCCCAGCAGATCGACCTGCTGAATACCGTGGGTGGAGGCATAAGCGAGACCTCCGTGGCGATAAAGAAATATAAGAAAGGCGCTGTGATACAAGTATGGGCGGCCGGTGTAAACCCCGAATCATTCCGCGTAATACTTAATAATAACCAGCTCATCGTGCTCTCGGCTTTGCAAAACCCGGAAAACCCGAGCCTGGCTGTGCCGCTCTTTAACAAGACGTTTATGCTGCCGCCGCAGGTAGACCTGGGCCGCATCGAGGCTGTGTACCAGGAGGGCCAGTTGCAGGTAAGATTGCCTTACCACGAGGCAGCAGGCCAGCCCCGCGAAATTGAGATCAAACAACTTTAA